From a region of the Acomys russatus chromosome 4, mAcoRus1.1, whole genome shotgun sequence genome:
- the Fam83c gene encoding protein FAM83C: MAGPLRSRVEELKRPWWRESSPLVLQHSEAARLATDALLERGEAAYLQVISEERELPFLSALDVDYMISHVRGVPEPSEAQGAETLGQDRLSMLSEVTSGTYFPMASDLDPPDLDLGWPEVPQATGFSPTQAMVHFQRDKGKSIKDLLRFLFSQAQTVVAVVMDIFTDMDLLCDLMEASSRRGVPVYLLLAQEHLKYFLEMCYKMDLNGGHLLNMRVRSTCGDTYCSKAGRRFTGQALEKFVIIDCEQVVAGSYSFTWLCSHAHTSMVLQLRGHIVQDFDREFRCLYAESQPVEGFCGNEDLLVSRGPRPPPVTLAFGPGIPSATGSSPSSNSLSSIKHSPLLGRSSYFPLPGGGGCSDMGMGSSSPGPAHHDAGGHPSLYRQHSDPNRISAPGPYRANLSKLGASPWSQSSPALNHSSATPLTLAVGSPLLPCSRPLLHFTRGVSALSRLPENGFPASQEPLLPRGRWVPGMALETVKEKKVSLSQSHDHLDRLVPFSKAGDAGGHSSRVTPNSDSLQRGEQAPDDRRLSLSHSYSQLDLLSQGQGGPESGSLRPGHLGLEDKKLSLNQSPGQLDLLPQNLRAQASKIPSDVSSSARLGKQSLDERQQTLGHSQLDLITKFGPFRSEGPGPSGPPEASPVPMAGAGCAEEKRLTLGHSKLDLITKYHQLQGARQRPEPGLSGAPLSGHQNGSSNDLFAPEKRLTLGHSKLDLITKHNKSKFKQLRSRFES; this comes from the exons ATGGCAGGACCCCTGCGGAGCCGGGTGGAAGAGCTGAAACGGCCCTGGTGGAGGGAGAGCTCGCCCCTGGTGCTCCAGCACAGCGAGGCTGCAAGGCTGGCAACAGATGCCCTCCTGGAGAGGGGCGAGGCTGCCTACCTTCAGGTCATCTCTGAGGAACGGGAGCTGCCCTTCCTGAGTGCCCTCGATGTGGACTACATGATCAGCCATGTGCGTGGGGTTCCCGAACCCAGTGAGGCCCAGGGGGCTGAGACCTTAGGGCAGGACCGCCTCAGCATGCTCTCGGAAGTTACCTCAGGCACCTACTTCCCCATGGCTTCTGACTTAGATCCCCCGGACCTGGACCTGGGCTGGCCCGAGGTGCCACAGGCCACAGGGTTCAGCCCCACCCAGGCAATGGTTCATttccagagggacaaagggaagaGCATCAAGGACCTGCTTCGATTCCTCTTCAGCCAGGCCCAGACG GTGGTGGCTGTGGTGATGGACATATTCACGGACATGGACCTCCTGTGTGACCTTATGGAGGCCTCCAGCCGCCGTGGTGTCCCCGTCTACCTCCTTTTGGCTCAGGAGCACCTGAAGTACTTCCTAGAGATGTGTTATAAGATGGACCTCAATGGGGGGCACCTGCTG AACATGCGTGTGCGGAGCACTTGTGGAGACACGTACTGCAGCAAGGCAGGTCGCCGGTTCACCGGGCAGGCCCTGGAGAAGTTTGTCATCATTGACTGCGAACAGGTGGTGGCCGGCAGTTACAG cTTCACTTGGCTGTGCAGCCACGCCCACACCAGCATGGTGCTACAACTGAGGGGCCACATCGTGCAAGACTTTGACCGGGAATTCCGATGTCTGTATGCCGAGTCGCAGCCTGTGGAGGGTTTCTGCGGCAATGAGGATCTGCTGGTTTCCCGGGGACCTCGTCCTCCCCCTGTGACCCTGGCCTTCGGACCTGGAATTCCAAGCGCCACAGGCTCCTCGCCCTCCAGCAACAGCCTCAGCAGCATCAAGCACTCGCCTCTCCTGGGCCGTTCTTCCTATTTCCCTCTACCGGGAGGCGGTGGCTGCAGCGACATGGGTATGGGGTCTTCATCCCCAGGTCCTGCCCACCACGATGCTGGTGGCCACCCATCCTTGTACCGTCAGCATTCAGATCCTAACCGTATCTCCGCTCCGGGGCCCTATAGGGCAAACCTAAGCAAGCTGGGGGCATCTCCATGGTCCCAATCCTCTCCCGCCCTCAACCACAGTAGTGCTACTCCCTTGACCCTGGCAGTGGGGTCACCTCTGCTCCCCTGTTCCCGCCCTCTCCTCCACTTTACTAGGGGGGTCTCAGCACTGTCCAGGCTTCCAGAGAACGGGTTTCCAGCAAGTCAAGAGCCTCTCCTTCCTCGAGGCCGCTGGGTACCTGGCATGGCTCTGGAgacagtgaaagagaaaaaagtgtcTCTAAGCCAGAGTCACGATCACCTGGATCGCCTTGTCCCCTTCTCTAAAGCAGGAGACGCAGGAGGCCACAGCTCTAGAGTCACCCCCAATTCAGATTCCCTACAGCGTGGTGAGCAGGCTCCCGATGATAGGAGGTTGTCCCTGAGCCACAGTTACAGCCAGCTGGATCTCCTGTCTCAGGGTCAGGGTGGCCCTGAGTCAGGTTCCCTCAGACCTGGCCATCTGGGTCTAGAGGACAAGAAGCTGTCCCTAAACCAGAGCCCTGGCCAATTGGACCTCCTGCCACAAAACCTCAGGGCTCAGGCCTCTAAAATACCCTCCGATGTCAGTTCTTCAGCCAGGCTGGGCAAGCAGAGTCTAGATGAACGACAGCAGACGCTAGGTCACAGTCAGCTGGACCTCATCACTAAGTTTGGCCCATTCAGGAGTGAGGGCCCTGGACCCAGTGGCCCCCCAGAAGCAAGCCCAGTTCCCATGGCTGGTGCAGGCTGTGCAGAGGAGAAGCGACTGACTCTGGGACACAGCAAACTCGACCTCATCACCAAGTATCACCAATTGCAGGGTGCCAGACAGAGACCAGAGCCGGGCCTCTCGGGAGCTCCCCTGAGCGGCCATCAGAATGGTAGTAGCAATGACTTGTTTGCTCCTGAGAAACGACTGACCTTGGGCCACAGCAAACTGGACCTCATCACTAAGCACAACAAGTCTAAGTTCAAGCAGCTCCGTAGTCGCTTTGAGTCCTAG
- the Eif6 gene encoding eukaryotic translation initiation factor 6, which yields MAVRASFENNCEVGCFAKLTNTYCLVAIGGSENFYSVFEGELSETIPVVHASIAGCRIIGRMCVGNRHGLLVPNNTTDQELQHIRNSLPDSVQIRRVEERLSALGNVTTCNDYVALVHPDLDRETEEILADVLKVEVFRQTVADQVLVGSYCVFSNQGGLVHPKTSIEDQDELSSLLQVPLVAGTVNRGSEVIAAGMVVNDWCAFCGLDTTSTELSVVESVFKLNEAKPSTIATSMRDSLIDSLT from the exons ATGGCGGTCAGAGCGTCGTTCGAGAACAACTGTGAGGTCGGTTGTTTTGCCAAACTCACTAACACCTACTGCCTGGTGGCCATCGGAGGGTCAGAGAACTTCTACAG TGTGTTCGAGGGCGAGCTCTCGGAAACCATTCCTGTGGTGCACGCGTCCATTGCCGGCTGCCGAATCATCGGGCGCATGTGTGTGG ggAACAGGCATGGGCTACTGGTACCCAACAACACCACCGACCAGGAGCTGCAGCACATCCGCAACAGCCTTCCGGACTCCGTGCAGATACGGCGGGTGGAGGAGCGGCTCTCGGCCCTCGGCAATGTCACCACCTGCAATGACTATGTGGCCTTGGTCCACCCAGACTTGGACAGG gagacagaagaaatcCTGGCTGATGTGCTCAAGGTGGAAGTCTTCAGACAGACAGTTGCTGACCAGGTGTTAGTAGGAAGCTACTGTGTCTTCAGTAATCAAGGAGGTCTGGTGCACCCTAAAACTTCAATTGAAGACCAGGATGAGCTGTCCTCCCTTCTTCAGGTCCCCCTTGTG GCAGGCACTGTGAACCGAGGGAGCGAGGTGATTGCTGCTGGGATGGTAGTGAACGATTGGTGTGCTTTCTGTGGTCTGGACACGACCAGCACAGAGCTGTCGGTGGTGGAGAGCGTGTTCAAGCTAAACGAAGCCAAGCCTAGTACCATCGCCACCAGCATGCGGGACTCCCTCATCGACAG cctcACATGA
- the Mmp24os gene encoding protein MMP24OS codes for MGALLSGGQDGPEPAQPQPPAPQGPQQPQPEPGPWGPLDDVRFLIACTSWY; via the coding sequence ATGGGCGCTCTCCTGAGTGGCGGCCAGGATGGCCCGGAGCCCGCGCAGCCCCAGCCTCCGGCACCGCAGGGGCCGCAGCAGCCGCAGCCGGAACCAGGCCCGTGGGGGCCGCTGGACGACGTGCGCTTTCTAATCGCCTGCACGTCCTGGTACTGA